One genomic region from Dermacentor variabilis isolate Ectoservices chromosome 6, ASM5094787v1, whole genome shotgun sequence encodes:
- the TrpRS-m gene encoding tryptophanyl-tRNA synthetase, mitochondrial codes for MLIANTSATCRLCSRLASRSFRVNLCCDRLIFRGFVTANQKQQSSTSSKRKGHQPVTFPNRVFSGIQPSGVPHLGNYFGAIQKWKTLQDSGSDCVFSVVDLHSITKPHYDPNKLRENIELMTASLLACGIDPERCTLFLQSQVPEHAELSWILGCLLTTARLQHLPQLKDKTAGMKETPLGLYLYPVLQSADVLLYKATQVPVGNDQLPHIFLVQDTAELFNKRFGLVFPRPEPLLVSGEAGRLRHLRDPTKKMSKSSDDPRSYVALDDPPEAVRKKIKKALTDCTSKVTYEPESRPAVANLVALHSLLTGLSPEEVCRQAEGLDTGQFKLVVADAAVSFLEPIQERMQEHLSDRARLWHILDEGSRRARQIAIRTMNEVHRASGMAPLCVTDSAKSLAQTASC; via the exons ATGCTGATCGCAAACACCTCAGCCACGTGCCGGTTATGCTCTCGCCTTGCCTCCAGGAGTTTTCGAGTTAATCTGTGCTGCGATCGTCTTATTTTCAGAGGTTTCGTGACTGCAAACCAAAAACAACAGTCCTCGACTTCCTCTAAGCGTAAAGGACACCAGCCGGTGACTTTCCCCAACAGAGTTTTCTCCGGAATCCAACCTAGCGGTGTGCCTCATCTGGGCAACTATTTTGGTGCTATACAAAAGTGGAAGACGCTGCAGGACTCGGGGAGTGATTGTGTATTCAGCGTAGTAGACTTGCATTCCATCACGAAGCCACACTATGATCCCAACAAGCTGAG GGAGAACATAGAGCTCATGACAGCCAGCCTCCTTGCATGCGGAATTGACCCTGAAAGATGTACGCTGTTTTTGCAGTCGCAG GTTCCAGAGCACGCAGAGCTTTCGTGGATCCTCGGATGTTTGCTCACCACGGCTAGATTGCAGCATTTACCACAACTCAAG GACAAGACCGCTGGTATGAAGGAAACACCCTTGGGGTTGTACCTCTACCCCGTGCTTCAGAGTGCAGATGTGTTGTTGTACAA GGCAACGCAGGTGCCTGTGGGAAATGACCAGTTGCCTCACATCTTTCTAGTACAAGACACGGCTGAGCTCTTTAACAAGCGCTTCGGACTGGTCTTTCCAAGGCCTGAGCCCCTTTTAG TGTCCGGGGAGGCTGGTCGCCTGCGCCATCTCCGGGACCCGACCAAGAAGATGAGCAAATCCAGCGACGACCCTCGCAGCTATGTGGCATTGGATGACCCTCCCGAGGCAGTGCGCAAAAAGATCAAAAAGGCACTCACCGACTGCACTTCGAAAGTCACCTACGAGCCAGAGTCTCGGCCAGCTGTTGCCAACCTGGTGGCATTGCACAGTTTACTCACTGGCCTGAGTCCCGAAgag GTGTGCCGGCAAGCAGAAGGCCTCGACACAGGACAGTTCAAACTAGTAGTTGCCGATGCAGCTGTGTCCTTCCTGGAACCAATACAGGAGCGAATGCAAGAGCACCTGTCGGATCGTGCCCGCTTGTGGCACATTCTGGATGAAGGTTCGAGAAGAGCACGCCAAATTGCCATTCGGACAATGAATGAAGTACACAGAGCATCTGGCATGGCCCCTCTCTGTGTTACAGACAGCGCCAAATCTTTGGCACAGACTGCAAGTTGTTAG